One segment of Neobacillus endophyticus DNA contains the following:
- a CDS encoding class I SAM-dependent methyltransferase, whose protein sequence is MDHKSDVQKQFGKSASSYINSTHHKEGKDLKKLLEMAELKSEDVLLDVATGGGHTANTFAPFVKKVMAIDLTDEMLVEAEKFVKGNGHANIEFIKGDAENLPFDKEIFDIATCRIAPHHFPSVNKFISEVHRVLKPNGQFLIDDNIAPEDDELDQFYNKVEKWRDFSHFRAWKKTEWIRMLEFHGFSIEEFHRFEKTFHFESWCARMNLPTSEKNNLSQFLFNSSLKIKNKFKIVFKDEQVISFKGEALMLKAVKQ, encoded by the coding sequence ATGGATCACAAAAGCGATGTTCAGAAGCAGTTTGGAAAAAGCGCCAGCTCCTATATTAATAGTACTCATCATAAAGAAGGTAAGGATTTAAAAAAATTACTTGAGATGGCAGAATTAAAAAGTGAAGACGTCCTGCTAGATGTGGCAACAGGAGGTGGCCATACAGCAAACACATTTGCACCATTTGTTAAAAAAGTAATGGCGATTGATTTAACAGATGAAATGCTAGTTGAAGCTGAAAAGTTTGTAAAAGGAAACGGTCATGCAAACATAGAGTTTATTAAAGGTGATGCAGAAAACCTGCCATTTGATAAGGAAATATTCGATATTGCAACTTGCCGAATTGCTCCGCATCATTTTCCTTCTGTAAATAAATTTATCTCCGAAGTGCATCGAGTCCTAAAACCGAATGGACAATTCCTAATTGATGATAATATTGCACCAGAGGATGATGAGTTGGATCAATTTTATAATAAGGTAGAAAAATGGCGCGATTTTAGTCACTTTCGAGCATGGAAAAAAACAGAATGGATTCGCATGCTTGAGTTCCATGGTTTTAGTATCGAGGAATTTCACCGTTTCGAAAAGACATTTCATTTTGAATCATGGTGCGCAAGGATGAATCTGCCAACGTCAGAAAAAAATAATCTCAGCCAATTTCTGTTTAATAGCTCTTTAAAAATAAAAAATAAATTTAAAATTGTTTTTAAAGATGAACAGGTTATTTCTTTTAAAGGTGAAGCATTGATGTTAAAAGCAGTAAAACAATAA
- a CDS encoding peptidylprolyl isomerase, with protein MAKKGYILMENGEKIEFDLFSNEAPGTVANFEKLANEGFYNGVIFHRVIPGFVSQGGDPTGTGMGGPGYTIKCETEGNPHKHLPGALSMAHAGRDTGGSQFFIVHESQPHLNGVHTVFGQVTSGLETAKAMRNGDKMVEVQVFDEE; from the coding sequence ATGGCTAAAAAAGGATACATATTAATGGAAAACGGCGAAAAAATTGAATTTGATCTTTTTTCAAATGAAGCACCAGGAACTGTTGCTAATTTTGAAAAATTAGCGAATGAAGGCTTTTACAATGGTGTTATTTTCCACAGGGTTATTCCAGGGTTTGTGAGCCAAGGGGGAGACCCTACTGGTACTGGAATGGGCGGTCCTGGATATACCATAAAATGTGAGACTGAAGGAAATCCGCATAAACACCTACCAGGCGCACTTTCCATGGCGCATGCGGGACGCGACACCGGCGGCAGCCAGTTCTTTATTGTGCATGAGTCTCAACCTCACCTAAACGGTGTTCATACCGTTTTTGGTCAAGTAACATCCGGTCTAGAAACAGCAAAAGCCATGAGAAATGGCGATAAAATGGTTGAAGTACAAGTTTTTGATGAAGAGTAA
- a CDS encoding helix-turn-helix transcriptional regulator, whose amino-acid sequence MIKLTKRQDEILQIVKQNGPITGKEIAEKLSLSRAALRPDLAILTMSGNLDARPRVGYFFNNNFSLKQKAEEFIHQKVSEFKAHPIVVEKSTTVYDAIVQLFLEDVGTLYAVDTSGHLAGVISRKDLLRAALGNKKLHELPVSVIMTRMPNIITIDPDESLLEAAKRMINYHIDSLPVVKEMENEKNTYLLLGRITKTTITRAYVEFMEAKSE is encoded by the coding sequence ATGATTAAACTTACAAAACGTCAGGATGAAATCCTTCAAATTGTGAAACAAAACGGCCCCATTACAGGAAAAGAAATCGCAGAGAAGTTGTCACTATCAAGGGCTGCTTTAAGGCCGGATCTTGCCATCCTTACAATGTCGGGAAACTTGGATGCACGGCCAAGAGTTGGCTATTTTTTTAATAATAATTTTTCATTAAAGCAAAAAGCAGAAGAATTTATTCACCAAAAAGTATCCGAATTTAAGGCACATCCAATTGTCGTTGAGAAGTCAACAACAGTTTATGATGCGATTGTCCAGTTATTTTTAGAGGATGTTGGAACCCTTTATGCTGTTGATACCAGTGGGCATCTGGCTGGCGTGATTTCACGTAAGGATTTACTTCGGGCCGCATTGGGAAACAAAAAACTTCATGAATTGCCGGTAAGTGTAATTATGACGAGAATGCCAAATATAATCACCATTGATCCGGATGAATCTTTGTTGGAGGCGGCGAAACGAATGATTAACTATCATATTGATTCCCTTCCTGTGGTGAAGGAAATGGAAAATGAAAAGAATACATATTTATTGCTTGGCCGTATTACGAAAACAACTATAACGCGGGCCTATGTTGAATTTATGGAAGCTAAATCGGAATAA
- a CDS encoding pyruvate, water dikinase regulatory protein, with amino-acid sequence MVQKEVVYVVSDSVGETAELVVKAVATQFNGGQVEVRRNSYVDEIDDIEDVIMLAKAGNAIIAYTIVIPALKEYLDRRSVEEGIIAIDLLNPLMNAFETKLNKQPHHQPGLMRKLDEEYFRKIEAIEFAVKYDDGRDPRGILKADIVLIGVSRTSKTPLSMYLAHKRFKVANVPLVPEVPPPDELFLVPRKNCIGLIISPDKLNEIRKERLRSLGLASRANYASYQRILDELEYAEKLMKRIGCPVIDVSNKAIEETAGLILEILKKERSL; translated from the coding sequence TTGGTTCAAAAAGAAGTGGTTTATGTCGTATCAGATTCTGTAGGAGAAACGGCTGAATTAGTGGTCAAAGCAGTCGCTACCCAGTTTAATGGCGGGCAGGTTGAAGTTCGCCGCAATTCCTACGTAGATGAAATAGATGATATTGAAGATGTCATTATGTTGGCCAAAGCTGGCAATGCGATCATCGCTTATACAATCGTCATTCCAGCTCTAAAAGAATATCTGGATCGAAGGTCAGTAGAAGAAGGGATTATCGCGATAGATTTATTAAATCCATTAATGAACGCATTTGAAACAAAATTAAACAAACAGCCCCATCACCAGCCTGGTTTAATGAGAAAGCTGGATGAGGAATATTTTCGTAAAATCGAGGCGATCGAATTTGCGGTGAAATATGATGATGGTCGTGATCCAAGAGGAATTTTGAAAGCAGATATTGTGTTGATTGGGGTATCGAGAACTTCTAAAACACCGCTATCGATGTACTTGGCACATAAACGATTTAAGGTGGCCAATGTGCCGCTTGTTCCCGAAGTACCGCCTCCGGATGAATTATTCCTAGTTCCTAGAAAGAATTGTATCGGCCTCATTATCTCGCCAGATAAACTAAATGAAATTCGCAAGGAAAGGTTAAGGTCCCTGGGGTTAGCGTCAAGAGCAAACTATGCCAGTTATCAACGGATTCTCGATGAGCTTGAGTATGCAGAGAAATTAATGAAACGTATAGGCTGCCCTGTTATTGATGTTTCGAATAAAGCAATTGAAGAAACAGCAGGGTTAATCCTGGAAATTTTAAAAAAAGAGAGGAGCTTGTAG
- a CDS encoding FAD-binding oxidoreductase translates to MAKNKNIELTGRIVVPGDPQYNSARQEFNTFFNKFPFVIVFAQKTKDVVNAVLWARKNKVPIRMRSGRHNYEGLSVENAGIVIDVSEMTQLEVDRKSGNVTIGTGWRNLDLTQTLWPERLVVPTGVCPTPGIAGLTLGGGHSAQARTWGLTQDHLFELEMVDANGRVICANANDHSDLFWASCGGGGGNFGICTSFRFQAHRIDTVGYAEIAWNLNDLKTVLSVWQEYTLPEADNRLTPFLFMSKGVQPNLFMQAIFLGPSRELRMLLEPILRAGSPLNVTIEEIPWIEAANLLYAHSPSTPISFKSVGPYVYDLLPDKALTIIERFINEQPPNTDTSVFFHGLNGAVADVPNQATAYYFRKALSNMSLFATWSRPEGAAAGIRWVELFRRAILPYTRGVYVNTPDLSIRNWPEEYYAGNFERLTKVKAKYDPKDVFHYPQSIPPAGKLPTRLD, encoded by the coding sequence ATGGCAAAGAACAAAAATATTGAATTAACAGGACGTATCGTGGTACCTGGGGACCCGCAATATAATTCAGCACGTCAGGAATTCAATACATTTTTCAACAAGTTTCCTTTTGTTATCGTCTTTGCTCAAAAAACGAAGGATGTTGTAAATGCTGTACTCTGGGCAAGAAAAAATAAAGTGCCAATTCGCATGCGTTCGGGCCGCCATAACTACGAAGGGTTATCAGTGGAAAACGCTGGTATAGTAATTGATGTCAGCGAAATGACCCAGCTAGAAGTAGATCGTAAAAGCGGCAATGTTACAATAGGTACCGGCTGGAGGAATTTAGACTTGACCCAGACACTATGGCCAGAGAGATTAGTGGTACCGACTGGCGTTTGTCCAACACCAGGTATCGCAGGTCTTACTTTGGGCGGCGGACATAGTGCTCAAGCAAGGACGTGGGGACTGACACAAGATCATTTGTTTGAACTCGAGATGGTGGATGCTAATGGCCGTGTGATTTGTGCCAATGCTAATGACCATTCCGATCTGTTTTGGGCATCATGTGGAGGAGGTGGTGGAAATTTCGGTATCTGTACTTCATTTCGCTTTCAAGCTCACCGCATTGACACAGTTGGCTATGCTGAAATAGCTTGGAATTTAAATGATCTAAAAACTGTTCTCAGCGTATGGCAGGAATATACACTCCCTGAAGCAGACAATCGTCTTACACCTTTCCTCTTCATGTCTAAAGGAGTGCAGCCAAATTTATTTATGCAAGCGATCTTTCTTGGTCCATCAAGAGAGTTGCGAATGTTATTAGAGCCTATACTTCGAGCTGGTTCTCCATTAAATGTGACCATAGAAGAAATCCCTTGGATTGAGGCTGCCAATCTGTTATATGCTCATTCACCATCAACTCCAATCTCATTCAAAAGTGTGGGACCATATGTTTATGATCTGTTACCTGATAAGGCCTTAACGATTATCGAACGTTTCATTAACGAGCAGCCGCCAAATACCGACACTTCTGTTTTTTTTCATGGGCTAAACGGGGCAGTTGCCGACGTACCAAATCAGGCTACGGCCTATTACTTTCGCAAAGCACTTTCAAACATGTCCTTGTTTGCTACGTGGAGCAGACCAGAAGGGGCTGCAGCAGGGATTCGTTGGGTGGAGCTTTTCCGTAGAGCGATCCTTCCCTATACAAGAGGTGTGTACGTCAACACACCTGACCTTTCGATCAGGAACTGGCCAGAAGAATACTATGCTGGCAACTTTGAGCGATTGACCAAAGTGAAAGCTAAGTATGATCCTAAGGATGTTTTTCATTACCCGCAAAGCATTCCACCAGCAGGTAAGTTACCGACACGTCTTGATTAA
- a CDS encoding divergent polysaccharide deacetylase family protein, giving the protein MKNTCLLLFGFLFLFQQTPAKAEYPENPSRKAAIIIDDFGGGTGGVRDFLEGDIPITAAVMPFTESSKKHAEWAFKNGFEVMIHLPMEPKQGKRSWLGPNPITVDLSPEEVKERVKAAIKSVPHAVGLNNHMGSLAVENEVIVRAIVEVAKENKLYIVDSGTSPRSKFPVIAKELGVPLLKRDVFLDDISSSSYVHKQMLRLAKVTEIKGKAIAIGHVGITGKVCSIGIFQSMEEFKKRHIQIVPVSELFSDKLIQKNMLE; this is encoded by the coding sequence ATGAAGAATACTTGCCTTTTACTCTTTGGATTCCTGTTTCTTTTTCAACAAACACCTGCAAAAGCTGAATACCCAGAGAATCCTTCTCGAAAGGCTGCGATCATTATTGACGATTTTGGTGGGGGCACTGGAGGAGTTAGAGATTTCTTAGAGGGGGATATACCTATTACGGCTGCAGTAATGCCTTTTACTGAAAGCTCAAAAAAACATGCAGAATGGGCATTTAAAAATGGTTTTGAAGTAATGATTCATCTACCGATGGAGCCGAAACAAGGAAAACGTTCTTGGCTTGGACCTAACCCAATCACTGTTGATTTATCACCTGAAGAAGTGAAAGAGCGGGTTAAAGCGGCGATCAAAAGTGTTCCACATGCCGTTGGACTTAATAATCATATGGGGTCTTTAGCAGTAGAAAATGAGGTTATTGTCAGGGCGATTGTAGAAGTTGCCAAGGAAAACAAGCTGTATATTGTGGACAGTGGAACAAGTCCAAGATCAAAATTTCCTGTAATTGCAAAGGAATTAGGAGTACCATTGTTAAAAAGGGACGTGTTTCTTGATGATATTTCATCTTCTTCCTATGTACATAAACAGATGTTAAGGCTTGCTAAAGTAACGGAAATAAAGGGAAAAGCGATTGCAATCGGCCATGTGGGCATTACTGGAAAAGTTTGTTCCATAGGAATTTTTCAATCGATGGAAGAATTTAAAAAGCGGCACATCCAAATCGTACCAGTCTCGGAGTTGTTTTCAGATAAATTGATTCAAAAGAATATGCTGGAATGA
- a CDS encoding YbxH family protein produces the protein MGAIERSGYRFVPEFSVIQQNGAIHVYNKNKFIEEIHFDFTGKYPEMDQIEELVDEYCEQHNL, from the coding sequence ATGGGAGCAATAGAGCGAAGCGGTTATCGTTTTGTCCCAGAATTCAGTGTGATCCAGCAAAATGGGGCTATTCATGTCTATAATAAGAACAAATTTATTGAAGAAATACACTTTGATTTTACTGGAAAGTACCCTGAAATGGATCAAATTGAAGAATTGGTAGACGAATATTGTGAACAGCATAATCTATAA
- the ppdK gene encoding pyruvate, phosphate dikinase, translating to MEKYVYLFHEGNGDMKELLGGKGANLAEMTRIGLPVPNGFTITTQACNAYYESNKNIPTLVEKQTLEALSRLEEKMNKKLGDPKNPLLVSVRSGSVFSMPGMMDTILNLGMNDETVAGMAILTNNARFAYDSYRRFIQMFSDVVLEIDSYYFEQLLEETREQKGYSSDPELTSEDWQEVIKGYKEIVKKHTRKDFPQDPKEQLFLAIKAVFNSWNNQRAIVYRRLNKIPDHLGTAVNIQSMVFGNMGNDSGTGVAFTRNPSTGEPILYGEYLINAQGEDVVAGIRTPQPIATLKDEMPGVYQQFAETCHCLEQHYEEMQDIEFTVERGKLFILQTRNGKRTAQAAIRIAVDMVKEGILDRKTAILRVDPDQLNQLLHRRIDDRAERKVLAKGLPASPGAATGMVVFDADEAEQLGNEGKRVILARPETTPDDIHGIVASQGILTSRGGMTSHAAVVARGMGKACICGCEALKIDVRAKQFKVGEMVVNYGDVITIDGSSGEILLGEITMIDPELSPEFQLLLAWADQERKIEVRANADNPVDAKKAFEFGAGGIGLCRTEHMFMDLTRLPIVQKMIIAENHDERMEALEQLLPMQQGDFEGIFEAMQGNPVTIRLLDPPLHEFLPDKENLLVEVTKLQILDPQSEELKKKEKLLKKVRQLDEFNPMLGLRGCRLGMVHPEIYEMQAKAIFNAAVRLAEKGIEVKPEIMIPLVGHVNELKQMRQLVMEVANQVQISTGKTIHYTVGTMIEIPRAALTADQIAEEADFFSFGTNDLTQTTFGYSRDDAEGKFLQAYIETKVLPDNPFAVLDQEGVGKLVETGIKLGRITNPSLKTGICGEHGGEKSSIDFCYRTGLDYVSCSPYRVPLARLAAAQATIRHEKNEVFTTA from the coding sequence ATGGAGAAATATGTTTACTTATTTCATGAAGGAAATGGCGATATGAAGGAGTTGCTCGGAGGAAAGGGTGCCAACCTGGCGGAAATGACCAGAATCGGATTGCCAGTCCCAAATGGTTTTACCATCACGACACAAGCTTGCAATGCCTACTATGAATCTAATAAAAACATACCTACTTTAGTAGAAAAACAGACACTTGAAGCACTTAGCCGTTTGGAAGAAAAAATGAATAAAAAACTGGGAGATCCTAAGAATCCGTTACTTGTATCGGTCCGCTCCGGTTCTGTTTTCTCCATGCCGGGAATGATGGATACTATTTTAAACTTAGGAATGAACGATGAAACCGTTGCCGGAATGGCGATACTCACCAATAATGCGCGTTTTGCCTATGATTCCTACCGCCGGTTTATTCAAATGTTCAGTGATGTTGTTCTAGAAATTGATTCTTACTATTTTGAGCAATTGTTAGAGGAAACTCGTGAGCAAAAAGGCTATTCTTCTGATCCTGAATTAACGTCGGAAGATTGGCAGGAGGTCATTAAAGGCTATAAAGAAATTGTCAAAAAGCATACTAGAAAAGATTTCCCTCAAGACCCAAAGGAGCAGCTATTCCTTGCCATTAAAGCTGTTTTTAATTCTTGGAATAATCAGCGGGCTATTGTATACCGCCGGCTTAATAAAATTCCGGACCATTTAGGGACAGCAGTCAATATCCAAAGTATGGTATTCGGAAATATGGGAAACGATTCCGGTACTGGAGTTGCTTTTACGAGAAATCCCTCAACGGGTGAACCTATTCTATATGGTGAATATTTAATCAATGCACAAGGGGAGGATGTGGTAGCTGGTATTCGAACACCCCAGCCAATTGCCACTTTAAAGGATGAAATGCCAGGTGTATATCAGCAATTTGCTGAAACTTGCCATTGTTTGGAACAACATTACGAAGAAATGCAGGATATAGAATTTACAGTTGAACGCGGAAAGTTGTTTATTCTGCAAACTCGCAATGGGAAACGTACAGCTCAAGCAGCCATAAGAATTGCCGTCGATATGGTGAAAGAAGGGATTTTGGACAGGAAAACGGCGATTCTACGAGTCGACCCAGATCAATTAAATCAGCTTTTGCATCGAAGAATTGATGATCGGGCAGAAAGAAAAGTTTTGGCAAAAGGACTTCCGGCCTCTCCTGGAGCAGCAACGGGCATGGTTGTTTTTGATGCGGATGAAGCTGAACAATTAGGAAACGAAGGAAAAAGAGTGATCCTAGCCCGACCCGAAACGACTCCAGATGATATTCATGGAATTGTAGCCTCACAGGGGATTTTAACAAGCCGAGGCGGAATGACAAGTCATGCAGCGGTGGTTGCCAGGGGAATGGGAAAAGCGTGTATTTGCGGCTGTGAAGCATTGAAAATTGATGTGAGAGCAAAGCAATTTAAGGTTGGGGAAATGGTAGTAAATTATGGTGATGTTATTACGATTGACGGTTCTAGCGGTGAAATTCTGCTCGGTGAAATTACAATGATAGATCCAGAACTATCGCCTGAGTTTCAACTTTTACTAGCATGGGCTGACCAAGAACGGAAAATCGAGGTTAGAGCCAATGCAGATAACCCAGTAGATGCAAAAAAGGCATTTGAATTTGGTGCCGGCGGAATAGGTTTATGCCGGACAGAGCATATGTTTATGGATCTTACCCGTCTGCCAATTGTCCAAAAAATGATTATCGCTGAAAATCATGATGAACGAATGGAAGCACTCGAACAGCTTTTGCCAATGCAGCAGGGGGATTTTGAAGGTATTTTTGAAGCAATGCAAGGCAACCCGGTAACCATTCGGTTGCTAGATCCGCCGCTCCATGAATTCCTGCCTGATAAAGAGAATCTATTAGTAGAGGTTACAAAACTGCAAATTCTAGATCCGCAATCGGAGGAATTAAAGAAGAAAGAAAAGCTGTTAAAGAAAGTACGCCAATTAGATGAATTTAACCCAATGCTTGGACTTCGCGGCTGCCGATTAGGTATGGTTCACCCTGAAATCTATGAAATGCAGGCGAAAGCTATCTTTAATGCAGCAGTAAGGCTGGCAGAAAAGGGAATAGAGGTCAAACCTGAAATTATGATTCCGCTTGTTGGACATGTGAATGAGTTGAAACAAATGCGGCAATTAGTAATGGAGGTTGCCAATCAAGTTCAAATAAGTACTGGAAAAACCATCCATTACACAGTTGGCACAATGATTGAAATCCCACGAGCTGCCTTAACTGCTGATCAAATCGCTGAAGAAGCTGATTTCTTTTCATTTGGAACAAACGATTTGACACAAACTACATTTGGTTACAGTCGTGATGATGCCGAGGGAAAATTCTTGCAAGCCTATATAGAAACAAAGGTGCTCCCAGACAATCCATTTGCAGTCCTTGATCAAGAGGGGGTTGGAAAATTGGTAGAGACGGGAATCAAGCTTGGCCGAATTACAAACCCGTCATTGAAAACTGGCATATGTGGTGAGCACGGTGGTGAAAAAAGTTCTATTGATTTCTGTTACAGAACGGGACTTGATTATGTCAGCTGCTCCCCATATCGTGTACCTCTTGCCCGTTTGGCTGCAGCCCAGGCAACCATCAGGCATGAAAAGAATGAGGTTTTTACAACTGCATAA
- a CDS encoding exodeoxyribonuclease III gives MKLVSWNVNGLRACVKKGFLEYFHEVDADIFCVQETKLQAGQIELALPGYQQYWNYAEKKGYSGTAVFTKLKPLSVRYGLGEDESEEEGRILTLEFSDFFLVNVYTPNSQRDLARLGYRLEWEERILPYLQELDLKKAVILCGDLNVAHKEIDLRNPKSNIGNSGFTYEEREKMTTLLNAGFIDSYRHFNPDQEGAYTWWSYMNKVRERNIGWRIDYFITSQSLSERLKEAEIHSHVLGSDHCPILLEIDLNVEE, from the coding sequence ATGAAATTGGTATCTTGGAATGTAAATGGCCTTAGAGCTTGTGTCAAAAAAGGGTTTTTGGAATATTTTCATGAGGTAGATGCAGATATATTTTGTGTACAAGAAACAAAATTACAAGCTGGGCAAATCGAATTGGCTTTACCAGGGTACCAGCAATATTGGAATTATGCTGAAAAAAAAGGATACTCAGGAACAGCGGTTTTTACAAAATTAAAACCACTTTCTGTCCGTTATGGTTTAGGCGAGGATGAATCAGAAGAAGAAGGAAGAATTTTGACGTTAGAGTTTTCTGATTTCTTTCTAGTAAATGTTTATACACCTAACTCGCAACGCGATTTGGCTAGATTGGGCTATAGACTTGAATGGGAAGAACGGATCCTTCCATATTTACAGGAGCTTGATTTGAAAAAAGCTGTGATTCTTTGTGGAGATCTAAATGTTGCACATAAAGAAATCGACTTGCGAAACCCGAAATCAAATATAGGCAATTCGGGGTTTACTTATGAAGAACGTGAAAAAATGACTACATTACTAAACGCAGGCTTTATTGATAGTTATCGCCATTTTAATCCGGATCAAGAGGGAGCCTATACATGGTGGTCCTATATGAATAAAGTCCGAGAACGAAATATAGGATGGCGTATTGATTATTTTATTACTTCTCAGTCCTTATCCGAAAGGTTAAAGGAAGCGGAAATTCATTCACATGTCTTAGGCAGCGATCATTGTCCAATCTTACTTGAAATTGATTTAAATGTAGAAGAATAA